A window of the Plutella xylostella chromosome 11, ilPluXylo3.1, whole genome shotgun sequence genome harbors these coding sequences:
- the LOC125488551 gene encoding zinc finger protein 85-like: MEDGMDIEEHDLLNNPTVRSLFPDLAVLKQEIINFDTSEGVAPETFTTSPEVSKTNENKNQLHNLPVYSGDHPTECSTQDLDVKPDHLCTDMDGTITVKRNSLTEFDEVETEIKKESENVVANELLFYRNRIILGKIQVDESDEEREVDAPADCNNVVNNKTNNDADLAVSINSDQNRSMRITKQYYEMEKCLGAKIILTNCYTTLLNHNCYCAQCAVLFPTTEAYSEHYTSTHTETTNSTKASASPVTHKKRNNPREKVFVCDTCKKTCDRKSMLIKHMLVHTGERPFECDICKKTFNQRSAMKRHKLIHTGEKPFECDLCKKTFRHQNTWKDHKLIHTGEKPFQCDICMKSFIQRYTLNRHMLHHTESKPFQCETCRKKFKYVSALKRHKLIHSGEKPFQCEICTKSFNHRDNLRSHKLIHSGEKPFQCEICKKTYRHLSTMKVHKLIHTEEKPFQCEICTKSFNHRNNLNRHKLVHSSEKPFQCEFCTKTFNRRCHLKRHMLLHTAAQPYDSDASEKM, encoded by the exons ATGGAGGATGGCATGGACATAGAGGAACATGATCTGTTGAACAACCCTACTGTGAGGAGTCTGTTTCCAGATCTTGCCGTTCTCAAACaagaaattattaattttgataCAAGTGAAGGTGTAGCACCAG AAACATTTACAACGTCGCCGGAAGTATCAAAGacaaatgaaaacaaaaaccaaCTACACAATTTACCGGTCTACAGTGGGGATCATCCTACGGAGTGCTCCACTCAAGACCTGGATGTGAAACCTGACCACCTGTGTACTGACATGGATGGCACAATAACTGTCAAGCGCAACAGTTTGACAGAATTTGATGAagttgaaactgaaatcaagaAGGAATCAGAGAATGTTGTAGCAAATGAATTGCTATTTTACAGGAACAGAATTATACTCGGCAAGATACAAGTAGATGAGTCTGACGAAGAACGAGAAGTTGATGCACCAGCTGACTGTAATAATGTtgtaaacaacaaaacaaacaatgatGCAGATTTGGCAGTGTCAATAAACTCTGATCAAAATAGAAGCATGAGGATAACAAAACAGTATTATGAAATGGAAAAATGTTTGGGAGCGAAAATTATTCTAACAAACTGCTATACAACTCTATTGAACCATAACTGttactgtgctcagtgtgcAGTGTTGTTCCCCACCACTGAAGCGTATAGTGAACATTACACGAGCACACACACCGAGACCACTAACTCAACTAAAGCCTCGGCTTCTCCTGTGAcacataaaaaaagaaataaccCACGTGAAAAGGTATTTGTGTGTGATACCTGCAAGAAAACATGCGACAGAAAAAGTATGTTAATAAAGCACATGTTAGTTCACACTGGAGAAAGGCCATTtgagtgtgacatttgcaagaAAACCTTCAATCAGCGAAGTGCTATGAAAAGACACAAGTTAATACACACTGGTGAAAAGCCGTTCGAGTGTGACCTttgcaagaaaacatttagGCATCAGAACACATGGAAAGATCATAAGTTAATTCACACTGGGGAAAAGCCGttccagtgtgacatttgcatgAAATCTTTTATCCAAAGATATACTCTTAACAGGCACATGTTACATCACACTGAATCAAAACCATTCCAGTGTGAAACTTGCAGGAAAAAGTTTAAATATGTATCTGCTTTAAAACGACACAAGTTGAttcactctggcgaaaagccattcCAGTGTGAAATTTGCACGAAATCATTTAACCATAGAGATAATCTTAGGAGCCACAAATTAAttcactctggcgaaaagccattcCAGTGTGAGATTTGCAAGAAAACCTACAGACACCTTAGTACTATGAAAGTGCACAAGTTAATTCACACTGAAGAAAAGCCATTCCAGTGTGAAATTTGCACGAAATCATTTAACCATAGAAATAATCTTAACAGACACAAGTTAGTTCATTCTAGCGAAAAGCCATTCCAGTGTGAATTTTGCACAAAAACATTTAACCGAAGATGTCATTTGAAGAGGCACATGTTACTTCACACTGCAGCACAGCCATATGATTCTGATGCGTCAGAAAAAATGTGA